In the genome of Drosophila subpulchrella strain 33 F10 #4 breed RU33 chromosome 2L, RU_Dsub_v1.1 Primary Assembly, whole genome shotgun sequence, one region contains:
- the LOC119548758 gene encoding protein wingless produces the protein MDISYIFVICLMALCSSGSGLSQVEGKQKSGRGRGSMWWGIAKVGEPNNITPIMYMDPAIHSTLRRKQRRLVRDNPGVLGALVKGANLAISECQHQFRNRRWNCSTRNFSRGKNLFGKIVDRGCRETSFIYAITSAAVTHSIARACSEGSIESCTCDYSHQSRSPQANHQAGSVAGVRDWEWGGCSDNIGFGFKFSREFVDTGERGRNLREKMNLHNNEAGRAHVQAEMRQECKCHGMSGSCTVKTCWMRLANFRVVGDNLKARFDGATRVQVTNSLRATNALAGVSPNAAGSSSSSSNGLIIPQSVVYGEEEERMLNDHMPDILLENSHPISKIHHPNMPSPNSLPQAGQRGGRNGRRQGRKHNRYHFQLNPHNPEHKPPGSKDLVYLEPSPSFCEKNLRHGILGTHGRQCNETSLGVDGCGLMCCGRGYRRDEVVVVERCACTFHWCCEVKCKLCRTKKVIYTCL, from the exons ATGGATATCAGCTATATCTTCGTGATCTGCCTGATGGCCCTgtgcagcagcggcagcggtcTGAGCCAAGTCGAGGGCAAACAGAAATCTGGAAGGGGCCGGGGCTCCATGTGGTG GGGCATTGCCAAGGTCGGCGAACCCAATAATATTACGCCCATTATGTACATGGATCCGGCCATCCACTCCACGTTGAGGAGAAAACAACGACGCCTGGTCAGGGACAATCCCGGTGTTTTGGGAGCCTTGGTGAAGGGCGCCAATTTGGCCATAAGCGAGTGCCAGCATCAGTTCAGGAATCGTCGCTGGAACTGCTCGACGAGAAACTTCTCGAGGGGCAAGAACCTATTCGGCAAAATCGTTGATCGAG GCTGCCGAGAGACGAGCTTCATCTACGCAATCACCAGTGCGGCGGTGACCCACTCGATCGCCAGGGCCTGCAGTGAAGGTAGCATTGAGTCCTGCACCTGCGACTATAGCCACCAGTCGAGATCCCCACAAGCCAACCACCAGGCGGGCAGTGTGGCCGGTGTTCGGGACTGGGAGTGGGGCGGCTGCTCCGACAACATCGGATTCGGATTCAAGTTCTCCCGGGAGTTCGTCGATACCGGCGAGAGGGGTCGCAATCTGCGCGAGAAGATGAATCTGCACAACAACGAGGCGGGCCGAGCG CACGTCCAGGCGGAGATGCGACAGGAGTGCAAGTGCCATGGAATGTCCGGCTCGTGTACAGTGAAGACCTGCTGGATGCGACTGGCCAACTTCCGTGTGGTGGGTGATAATCTCAAGGCCCGCTTCGACGGAGCCACCCGCGTGCAGGTGACCAACAGTCTCCGGGCCACCAATGCCCTGGCCGGAGTGAGTCCCAATGCAGCCGGCTCCAGTTCCTCGAGCTCCAACGGCCTCATCATCCCCCAGTCGGTGGTCTAtggcgaggaggaggagcgcATGCTGAACGACCACATGCCGGACATCCTGCTGGAGAACAGTCATCCGATCAGCAAGATTCACCATCCGAATATGCCGTCGCCAAACAGTTTGCCACAGGCTGGCCAAAGGGGCGGACGAAATGGACGTCGCCAGGGCCGCAAGCATAATAG ATATCACTTCCAACTGAACCCCCACAACCCCGAGCACAAGCCGCCAGGCTCCAAGGACCTCGTCTACCTGGAGCCCTCGCCCAGCTTCTGCGAGAAGAACCTGAGACACGGCATCCTGGGCACCCATGGGCGCCAGTGCAACGAGACCTCGCTGGGCGTGGACGGCTGTGGGCTGATGTGCTGTGGGCGTGGCTATCGGCGGGACGAGGTCGTGGTGGTGGAGCGGTGCGCCTGCACCTTCCACTGGTGCTGCGAGGTCAAGTGCAAGCTGTGTCGGACCAAGAAGGTCATCTACACGTGTCTCTAA